In Portunus trituberculatus isolate SZX2019 chromosome 44, ASM1759143v1, whole genome shotgun sequence, a single window of DNA contains:
- the LOC123518713 gene encoding uncharacterized protein LOC123518713, translating to MEKKQDEEEDDGKEESDGGGKDDKKNEEKDEDDEREHRRGQLTYKNNKGNMTYVLELEQCGITPMSPTKQARKMHQWRPSSDLAETQRQGIIKLHNEARMHTPPSSPAIPESPSRPPPSPTLPPPLQTTYTRTGPKQKSLSVTLQLVST from the exons atggagaagaaacaggatgaggaggaagatgatggtaaAGAGGAGAGCGACGGCGGGGGCAAGGACgacaagaagaatgaagaaaaagacgaggatgatgaaagagaaCACCGACGAGGACAATTAACATATAAGAATAATAAGg GAAATATGACCTATGTGCTGGAGCTGGAGCAGTGTGGCATAACTCCCATGTCTCCTACAAAG CAAGCAAGAAAAATGCATCAATGGAGGCCTTCATCCGACCTTGCCGAGACACAAAGACAAGGTATCATTAAGTTACATAATGAAGCACGCATGCAcaccccaccctcctcccctgccATTCCCGAGTCTCCATCCcgtcctcccccctccccgACCCTTCCACCGCCTCTCCAAACAACCTACACACGCACGGGCCCAAAGCAAAAAAGCCTCTCAGTAACATTGCAATTAGTTAGCACCTGA